The following proteins are encoded in a genomic region of Candidatus Poribacteria bacterium:
- a CDS encoding Gfo/Idh/MocA family oxidoreductase encodes MKTYRVAILGCRSRGTSAAKAYHAHPRTEIVALCDLVQERLETLGNIVNVSTHFTDLDEMIRQTTPDIVAIPTATEAHYPLCMRVLEHGVNIEVEKPLCIDLVQADEVLAKAKEKNARVAVHHQRRTSPSIQAVAKALDEGKIGDLRYIYASGKGYYAGYGLMNIGTHVVNNMLRFGGKCRSVVAQATTGGRALIHDDVLPSPAGMGTVAGEYATATLQFDGNVTGTLIQHRFPKVDTDAYMMELYGTEGRLIWSELKGSWWLPTPHFVPDGIHDQWEALPSIYPEHFDREKGADADDYCFVDEYVNALDENREHESNGEEGRHVIEILMAIFESAAYGTRVELPQKNREHPLLRWRTEAGLGEIKDMPRDYGNWLSLEDERLYE; translated from the coding sequence ATGAAGACTTATCGCGTTGCCATATTAGGGTGTCGGAGTCGCGGCACCTCGGCAGCAAAAGCGTATCACGCGCATCCGCGTACCGAAATCGTGGCACTCTGTGACCTCGTCCAAGAGCGGTTAGAGACGCTCGGTAACATCGTGAATGTCTCAACACATTTCACCGATTTAGACGAGATGATTCGGCAGACAACTCCCGATATCGTCGCAATTCCGACAGCAACAGAGGCGCACTATCCGCTCTGCATGCGTGTCCTTGAACACGGCGTGAACATTGAGGTAGAGAAACCGCTCTGTATTGATCTCGTTCAAGCAGACGAAGTACTGGCAAAGGCGAAAGAGAAAAACGCTCGCGTCGCCGTACATCATCAACGCCGCACGAGTCCATCAATACAGGCAGTTGCGAAAGCCTTAGACGAAGGAAAAATCGGCGACCTACGCTACATCTACGCCAGTGGCAAGGGCTACTACGCAGGTTACGGGTTAATGAACATCGGAACGCACGTCGTCAACAACATGCTCCGTTTCGGTGGAAAGTGCCGAAGCGTCGTAGCACAAGCGACGACAGGTGGACGCGCGCTTATACACGACGATGTCCTCCCCTCACCGGCTGGCATGGGCACAGTCGCAGGCGAATATGCGACGGCGACACTTCAATTCGACGGAAATGTCACAGGCACGCTCATTCAGCACAGATTTCCGAAGGTAGATACCGATGCTTACATGATGGAACTCTACGGCACTGAAGGTAGACTCATCTGGTCGGAATTGAAAGGTTCCTGGTGGTTACCTACGCCGCATTTCGTTCCCGATGGAATACACGACCAGTGGGAAGCACTCCCATCTATCTATCCAGAACATTTTGACCGGGAAAAGGGCGCAGACGCTGACGATTACTGCTTCGTTGACGAATATGTGAACGCACTCGACGAAAACCGAGAACACGAATCTAACGGCGAAGAGGGTCGCCATGTCATTGAGATTTTGATGGCAATCTTCGAGTCTGCTGCTTACGGTACACGTGTCGAGCTGCCTCAGAAAAACCGCGAGCATCCGTTGCTGCGGTGGCGTACCGAAGCCGGTTTAGGCGAAATCAAGGATATGCCTCGTGACTACGGCAATTGGCTGTCACTGGAAGACGAACGTTTGTATGAATAG
- the dgoD gene encoding galactonate dehydratase encodes MKITKVKSFASADGYFFVKVETDAGIYGVGEGGLRRRALALAEVVRSFEPFLIGADPFRIEYLWQVMFRGGFFPGGVVQSAAVSAVDIALWDIKGKALNVPVYELLGGRTRDKVVCYPHNGGGSIDAIVESCRQTYEAGWKFVRWSVVDHSDSGGRFEPRRAVRNCVKQVEAVRHALGDDLEILIDVHTRLDPADSLDFCNKVAQYNPFFIEDPLRAENPASLRRLRQQTSVPIAVGEQFDSKWTFREVIEEDLMDYCRVDLCIAGGLTEARKIAGWCETHYIYIAPHNPLGPVSAAACLHLSLSSALLGVQELPRAPMSSMTDVFPVQMPWESGYLLPPEGPGLGIEFNEDALPDISTQEYGPPHGYQRDDGAYTNW; translated from the coding sequence ATGAAGATTACCAAAGTTAAATCTTTTGCTTCAGCGGACGGCTATTTTTTTGTGAAAGTCGAAACCGATGCTGGTATCTATGGTGTCGGTGAGGGCGGACTCCGCCGCCGTGCGCTCGCTTTAGCCGAAGTCGTTCGCTCATTTGAACCGTTCCTCATCGGCGCAGATCCGTTCCGAATTGAATACTTGTGGCAGGTGATGTTTCGTGGCGGCTTTTTCCCCGGAGGAGTCGTTCAATCCGCAGCAGTGAGTGCCGTAGATATCGCGCTCTGGGACATCAAGGGGAAAGCACTGAATGTTCCTGTTTATGAACTTTTAGGCGGACGTACAAGAGACAAAGTCGTTTGTTATCCGCATAACGGTGGGGGCTCAATTGATGCAATCGTCGAGAGCTGTCGGCAAACCTACGAAGCCGGTTGGAAGTTCGTTCGATGGAGCGTGGTTGATCATTCTGACAGTGGGGGGCGGTTTGAACCCAGACGCGCGGTCCGAAACTGTGTTAAACAGGTGGAAGCCGTTCGTCACGCATTAGGCGATGATCTCGAAATACTGATTGACGTGCATACCCGCCTTGATCCAGCAGACAGCCTTGATTTCTGTAACAAGGTCGCACAGTACAATCCATTTTTCATCGAGGACCCACTTCGCGCAGAAAACCCCGCCAGTCTCAGACGGCTTCGGCAGCAGACCTCGGTACCCATTGCCGTTGGCGAACAATTCGACAGCAAATGGACATTCCGAGAAGTCATCGAAGAAGATCTCATGGATTACTGCCGCGTTGATCTCTGTATTGCTGGCGGGTTAACGGAAGCACGTAAAATCGCGGGATGGTGTGAAACACATTATATCTACATAGCACCGCACAATCCGTTAGGACCTGTATCCGCTGCCGCGTGCCTGCATCTCTCTTTGTCATCAGCGCTCCTTGGTGTACAGGAACTTCCGCGTGCACCGATGTCCTCAATGACGGATGTTTTCCCGGTGCAGATGCCCTGGGAATCAGGCTATCTCCTACCGCCTGAAGGTCCCGGACTCGGCATCGAATTCAACGAAGACGCGCTTCCTGACATCTCAACACAAGAATACGGACCGCCTCACGGCTATCAACGCGATGACGGTGCCTACACGAATTGGTAA
- a CDS encoding phytanoyl-CoA dioxygenase family protein: MPNPTTNADNLLPIPLTEEQRFLFDTRGWLLFPGVLGETEVKEMREFCYQLKQEPESISEHHRSSIGGPLETLTDHPVVLGFMDEFLTSGYANENCYGFRLESTFLTIRANGHDNFQPHGGRGMLNFPGNSHTYHLHHDKAHSGLTRVVWELNPVKEGGGGTMFLTGSHKGAFPAPKSTTDRNSPLWEDYTCPAGSMLVFTEAITHTGAKWTDEEADRVAIFQCYNTVGNKWHKWDPHPKHLEEMPFKRQTLFRPVHCQDNTPTLEAV; encoded by the coding sequence ATGCCGAATCCTACGACGAATGCTGACAACCTACTACCGATTCCACTCACGGAAGAACAACGTTTTCTTTTTGATACCCGTGGATGGCTCCTGTTTCCAGGCGTACTCGGCGAAACCGAAGTTAAAGAGATGCGCGAGTTCTGCTATCAACTCAAACAGGAACCCGAATCAATCTCTGAACATCACCGTTCTTCTATTGGCGGGCCCCTTGAGACACTCACCGACCATCCAGTTGTGCTCGGATTCATGGACGAATTTCTGACATCGGGCTATGCCAACGAAAATTGCTACGGCTTCCGATTGGAAAGCACATTCCTAACTATCCGAGCAAATGGACACGACAACTTCCAACCGCACGGTGGGCGCGGGATGCTCAACTTCCCCGGCAACTCACATACGTACCATTTGCACCACGACAAGGCACATAGCGGCTTGACGCGCGTCGTCTGGGAACTCAATCCGGTCAAGGAAGGCGGCGGTGGTACGATGTTCCTCACCGGCAGCCATAAAGGGGCATTTCCTGCTCCGAAGTCAACGACGGATCGCAATTCACCGCTGTGGGAGGATTACACCTGTCCTGCTGGCTCCATGCTAGTTTTCACAGAAGCAATCACACACACAGGAGCGAAGTGGACAGACGAAGAAGCTGATCGAGTCGCGATTTTCCAATGCTACAATACTGTTGGCAACAAGTGGCACAAGTGGGACCCACACCCAAAGCACCTTGAAGAGATGCCGTTCAAACGCCAAACGCTCTTCCGTCCCGTCCACTGTCAGGACAATACGCCAACGTTAGAGGCGGTATAG
- a CDS encoding GIY-YIG nuclease family protein: MRDTVTPYVLQYQLKRNLRPFTREEILQLPTGQSGVYVLWRKTGTEGRNECLYVGESTTCVRRRLLQHYSNAQNDGLHSQLRMFRPIIQFSVEFTEDAEETVLLETELIREWKPKTNLKMNPRES, translated from the coding sequence ATGCGTGATACAGTTACCCCCTATGTCTTACAGTATCAACTCAAACGTAACCTACGTCCGTTTACGCGCGAAGAGATATTGCAATTGCCGACTGGACAGAGTGGCGTATATGTCCTATGGCGAAAAACTGGCACCGAGGGACGAAACGAGTGCCTTTACGTCGGGGAATCCACAACCTGTGTCCGAAGGCGGTTGCTCCAGCACTATTCAAATGCACAAAATGACGGGCTCCATTCACAACTTCGGATGTTTAGACCGATCATCCAATTCTCGGTAGAATTCACAGAAGACGCGGAAGAGACGGTGTTATTAGAGACCGAACTCATCCGCGAGTGGAAACCCAAGACCAACCTGAAAATGAATCCCAGAGAATCTTAA